A window of the bacterium genome harbors these coding sequences:
- a CDS encoding Gfo/Idh/MocA family oxidoreductase, whose amino-acid sequence MSVLRCVLLGAGNFGRHYARLLQTIEGVALESVVVHQSAAGDVRAALGIPSAIEVSTDAAAALGSSRYDCAIIATSPATHFALAEEALARGMHVLVEKPMVTSVEDARALAHAAEISGKVCMVGYQYLFHDAIRYIREELIERGVRFTHLFVEHALSPPRPDVNVLWDVAPHALSILHYLFGAPRIGAVHGSLRAQEGGTLPGTVAMTMCTENGPSLTLASSWYGREKKRRLTFLGEGMRVLFDESLAGGPLLICRDGVAPQVPAFDAREPLRRELDHFFACARSGARPLTDVSFGRRITEELAELESRLDVCAF is encoded by the coding sequence ATGTCTGTGCTCCGCTGTGTGCTCTTGGGCGCTGGAAATTTCGGCAGGCACTACGCGCGCTTGCTGCAGACGATTGAGGGTGTCGCGCTTGAGAGCGTGGTGGTGCACCAGAGTGCTGCGGGAGATGTGCGCGCGGCGCTCGGCATTCCGAGCGCAATCGAGGTGTCGACTGACGCCGCTGCAGCGCTCGGCAGCTCTCGGTATGATTGCGCTATCATTGCGACATCCCCGGCGACGCATTTCGCCCTCGCCGAGGAGGCGCTCGCGCGCGGTATGCATGTGCTCGTCGAGAAGCCGATGGTGACGAGCGTCGAGGATGCGAGAGCGCTCGCTCATGCGGCCGAGATCTCGGGAAAAGTGTGCATGGTGGGGTACCAGTACCTTTTTCACGACGCGATTCGCTATATCAGAGAGGAGCTCATCGAGCGCGGTGTTCGTTTTACACACTTGTTTGTCGAGCATGCGCTGTCTCCGCCGCGCCCTGATGTGAACGTGCTTTGGGACGTTGCGCCGCATGCGCTCTCGATACTGCACTATCTTTTTGGGGCGCCGCGTATTGGTGCGGTTCACGGTTCTCTCCGCGCGCAGGAAGGTGGAACGCTTCCCGGCACGGTAGCGATGACGATGTGTACTGAGAACGGCCCATCACTCACGCTTGCATCCTCCTGGTACGGGCGGGAAAAAAAACGCCGTCTCACGTTTCTCGGCGAGGGCATGCGGGTGCTGTTTGATGAGTCGCTCGCGGGCGGACCGCTTTTGATCTGCCGCGATGGCGTCGCGCCTCAAGTGCCTGCGTTTGACGCGCGAGAGCCGCTTCGGAGGGAACTTGACCATTTTTTCGCGTGCGCTCGAAGCGGTGCGCGACCACTCACTGACGTTTCTTTTGGGCGTCGTATCACTGAGGAACTTGCGGAGTTGGAGTCACGTCTTGATGTATGCGCATTTTGA
- a CDS encoding NAD-dependent epimerase/dehydratase family protein, producing MNDIQRLFTEDIRTIVALLGGALDQLAGKTVLITGGGGFLGRYLVATLVALNRERFERPCSIVVLDNYITGVANNPLFDFSAYPEVRVLEHDVRFPLPEKLSAAYIIHAAGLASPVYYRKFPVETIEVAVNGTKHLLEFARERGIEGMLYFSSSEIYGDPVPEFVPTPEHYWGRVSAVGPRACYDESKRLGETLCSIYHEYYRVPVSTVRPFNVYGPGMRADDYRVIPTFSVQGLRGEPLTVHDHGRQTRTFCYITDAVHGFLKVLVAGKRGEAYNVGHDREEITMRELAELMSGMLPERPEVRLVSYPDAYPAGEPQRRCPDLTKSRRDLGYSPAIDLRTGLARTLSYYRALLADTPQGARAD from the coding sequence ATGAACGACATACAAAGACTGTTTACCGAAGACATTCGCACTATAGTCGCGCTCCTCGGCGGTGCGCTTGACCAGCTTGCCGGGAAGACCGTGCTCATTACCGGGGGCGGGGGATTTCTTGGCCGCTACCTCGTGGCGACGCTCGTCGCGCTTAATCGCGAGCGTTTTGAGCGGCCGTGCTCTATTGTGGTGCTCGATAATTATATTACGGGCGTCGCGAACAACCCGTTGTTTGATTTCAGCGCCTATCCTGAAGTGCGCGTGCTCGAGCACGATGTGCGTTTCCCGCTCCCCGAGAAGCTCAGCGCCGCGTATATCATTCATGCCGCGGGCCTGGCGTCACCGGTCTACTACCGCAAATTTCCGGTCGAGACGATTGAGGTTGCGGTCAACGGCACGAAGCACCTTCTTGAGTTCGCGCGCGAGCGCGGGATCGAGGGGATGCTGTATTTCAGTTCAAGCGAAATCTACGGCGACCCGGTTCCTGAGTTCGTGCCGACCCCAGAGCACTACTGGGGGAGGGTTTCAGCGGTTGGCCCTCGCGCTTGCTATGATGAGTCGAAGCGGCTCGGCGAGACGCTCTGCAGCATTTACCATGAGTATTACCGTGTGCCGGTGAGCACGGTGCGGCCTTTTAATGTCTACGGCCCGGGGATGCGCGCTGACGACTACCGCGTCATCCCGACGTTTTCCGTGCAAGGCCTCCGTGGTGAACCCCTCACGGTGCACGACCACGGTCGGCAGACGAGGACTTTTTGCTATATCACAGACGCAGTGCACGGTTTTCTCAAGGTGCTGGTCGCGGGGAAGCGCGGCGAGGCGTATAACGTGGGGCATGATCGTGAGGAAATTACTATGCGAGAGCTCGCCGAGCTCATGAGCGGCATGTTGCCCGAGCGGCCGGAAGTGCGCTTGGTCTCCTACCCCGACGCATATCCTGCCGGTGAGCCGCAGCGGCGGTGTCCGGACCTTACCAAAAGTCGGCGAGATCTTGGGTATTCCCCTGCGATAGACCTCCGCACTGGCCTCGCGCGCACGCTCTCCTACTATAGGGCGCTGCTTGCTGATACGCCGCAGGGTGCGAGAGCGGATTAA
- a CDS encoding class I SAM-dependent methyltransferase, giving the protein MSVTMEPGLSFRTNACRVCRSTALAPILSLAPTPPANAFLRPEEVEKPEPHFPLELLFCETCRFVQLGDVVSPELLFGTYVYVSSTSPVFVAHFEELAETLTRRFDFPPNSLAVDIGSNDGILLRPLAERGWRVLGIDPAREIAARASGAGVETIPAFFSTTLACALAEERGGAKLISATSVFPHVHDLDDLVAGVAALLDEDGVFVIEAYYLGAMLRHNLFDTVYHEHLSYFTLRSLMRLFERLGMSVFDVEETETHGGSLRVFVSPAGRRPLNHAALRRVLDEEDASALGERATYAAFGERIERNKRALRTLLLSLKESGKRLAGYGAPAKGNTLLTHFGIGAETLDYIVDDSAWKQGRYTPGTHIRVVSAEALREAPPDYLLILAWNFAKPIMAKLADFKAHGGRFIVPVPEPVVL; this is encoded by the coding sequence ATGAGCGTGACCATGGAACCGGGTCTTTCTTTTCGCACGAATGCCTGCCGCGTATGCAGGAGCACGGCGCTCGCGCCGATACTCTCGCTCGCCCCGACACCGCCGGCAAATGCGTTTCTCCGCCCCGAGGAAGTGGAGAAGCCCGAGCCGCACTTTCCACTCGAGCTTTTGTTCTGCGAGACGTGTCGCTTCGTGCAGCTCGGAGATGTTGTCTCGCCGGAGCTCCTTTTTGGTACGTACGTCTATGTCTCCTCGACCTCGCCCGTTTTCGTCGCCCACTTTGAGGAGCTTGCGGAGACGCTCACGCGCCGTTTCGATTTTCCTCCAAACTCGCTCGCGGTCGACATCGGGAGCAACGACGGCATTTTGCTCCGGCCGCTCGCCGAGCGCGGGTGGCGCGTGCTCGGTATTGATCCGGCGCGCGAGATTGCCGCGCGCGCTAGTGGCGCAGGTGTCGAGACGATCCCCGCCTTTTTCTCAACAACTCTTGCGTGCGCTCTCGCGGAAGAGCGCGGGGGCGCGAAGCTTATCAGTGCGACCAGCGTCTTCCCCCATGTGCACGACCTTGATGACCTGGTAGCCGGCGTTGCGGCGCTGCTTGACGAAGACGGCGTTTTTGTGATTGAGGCGTACTATCTGGGCGCGATGCTCCGGCATAATCTGTTCGATACCGTCTACCACGAACACCTCTCCTACTTCACACTCCGCTCGCTCATGCGCCTCTTCGAGCGTCTCGGGATGTCGGTTTTTGATGTTGAGGAAACAGAGACGCACGGCGGCTCACTTCGGGTATTTGTCTCACCTGCCGGTCGACGGCCTCTGAATCACGCTGCGCTCCGACGCGTCCTCGACGAGGAGGACGCATCGGCGCTCGGGGAGCGGGCGACCTACGCGGCGTTTGGGGAGCGGATCGAGCGCAATAAGCGCGCGCTTCGTACACTGCTCCTCTCGCTCAAAGAGAGCGGGAAGCGGCTTGCGGGCTACGGGGCACCGGCGAAGGGCAACACGCTCCTCACTCACTTTGGTATCGGCGCCGAGACACTCGACTATATAGTGGACGACAGTGCCTGGAAGCAGGGGCGCTACACGCCCGGCACGCACATCAGAGTGGTGAGCGCCGAGGCACTCCGTGAGGCACCGCCCGATTACCTTCTGATTCTCGCTTGGAATTTTGCCAAGCCGATTATGGCGAAGCTCGCCGATTTCAAAGCCCATGGAGGGCGGTTTATTGTACCCGTTCCCGAACCTGTGGTGTTGTAG
- a CDS encoding cupin domain-containing protein gives MLQVTKNIKPEFVDERGGITKILDDGKTVIRSVLKISSKKGSVRANHYHKKDAHYAYVMSGRMEYTEAPADAPERSESVVLEAGDMVFSPPMTIHRMRFLEDSVFFALATESRAQEDYEADTVRVTLPH, from the coding sequence ATGTTGCAGGTGACGAAAAACATCAAACCGGAATTTGTAGATGAGCGCGGGGGGATTACAAAAATTCTCGATGACGGGAAGACGGTGATTCGCAGTGTGCTGAAGATCTCCTCAAAGAAGGGGTCGGTTCGTGCAAACCATTATCATAAAAAAGACGCGCATTATGCGTATGTTATGTCCGGCCGCATGGAGTACACTGAGGCGCCGGCGGATGCTCCGGAGCGGAGCGAGTCGGTCGTGCTTGAAGCGGGGGATATGGTGTTCTCGCCGCCGATGACCATTCACCGGATGCGTTTTCTCGAGGATTCGGTGTTTTTCGCGCTTGCAACAGAATCGCGCGCACAGGAGGACTATGAGGCGGACACGGTGCGCGTCACACTTCCTCACTAG
- a CDS encoding glycosyltransferase family 2 protein → MFFSILIPTGGNRPVLIAMAVRSVLAQTCQDFEIVVADVRGSEETKRAVLSSGDSRIRYFVVPQGRGPNYSFDYSALQARGRYILWFDDDNYLLPHALAVFKRVIDSEDNPDIVTASHLYYYDGAHPRHYLRNHLGVVPFTGATCDVSPRAMLMALFSFARRGGAGEMPRLHTSATVISREAVERAFSRADTVVFEYMPTAHSHQPILLSFARSCIFIDTPVVVVGRFGISMSQAWSTAARARFKRDAFPLRESPLTAHTYSNALLESFLRVKKLLPELVSDIPIRLDRVLRAHLDELVYLNMDARDFPRNWLNLFRVLHSRPRAEQLVMRRRALLALPRALIVFLGRRLGIHHRIRALRGARQRARAAVLTSREKMQRGVEFEIPFEKYGVRTIEDLGIHARDILLAELDVDVFKI, encoded by the coding sequence ATGTTCTTTTCTATTCTGATTCCCACTGGCGGCAATCGGCCTGTGCTGATCGCGATGGCGGTGCGCTCGGTCTTGGCGCAGACGTGTCAGGATTTTGAGATTGTGGTTGCCGATGTGCGCGGCTCGGAGGAGACGAAGCGCGCGGTACTCTCCTCCGGCGACAGCCGCATCAGATATTTTGTGGTGCCGCAGGGACGCGGGCCGAATTACTCGTTCGACTACAGCGCGCTTCAGGCGCGCGGGCGCTATATCCTCTGGTTCGACGATGACAATTATCTCCTCCCGCACGCGCTCGCCGTTTTTAAGCGCGTGATTGACAGCGAGGATAACCCGGACATCGTTACTGCAAGCCATCTCTATTATTACGACGGTGCGCACCCGCGGCATTATCTGCGCAACCACCTCGGCGTTGTGCCGTTTACGGGAGCGACATGCGATGTAAGTCCGCGCGCCATGCTCATGGCGCTCTTTTCATTTGCGCGGCGCGGTGGGGCAGGCGAGATGCCGCGTTTGCACACGTCGGCAACGGTGATTTCGCGCGAGGCGGTCGAGCGAGCGTTCTCGCGCGCAGACACCGTCGTGTTTGAATACATGCCCACGGCTCACTCGCACCAGCCGATTCTTCTTTCGTTCGCGCGCTCGTGCATTTTCATTGACACGCCGGTCGTCGTGGTCGGTCGGTTTGGGATCTCAATGAGCCAGGCGTGGTCCACGGCGGCGCGCGCGCGATTCAAGCGTGATGCGTTTCCCCTGCGCGAGAGCCCGCTTACCGCGCATACGTACAGTAACGCGCTGCTCGAGAGCTTTCTCCGCGTCAAGAAGTTGTTGCCGGAGCTTGTTTCTGACATACCGATTCGTCTTGATCGAGTGCTCAGAGCGCATCTCGATGAGCTCGTGTATCTCAATATGGACGCGCGTGATTTCCCGCGCAATTGGCTAAATCTGTTTCGCGTGTTGCACTCTCGCCCGCGCGCAGAACAGCTCGTTATGCGCCGCCGTGCGCTGCTCGCACTACCCCGCGCCCTCATCGTTTTCCTCGGGCGGCGCCTTGGCATCCACCACCGCATCCGTGCTCTCCGTGGCGCGCGACAGAGGGCGCGTGCGGCGGTACTTACATCGCGCGAGAAAATGCAGCGCGGCGTTGAGTTTGAAATCCCGTTTGAGAAATACGGCGTCCGCACCATAGAAGACCTAGGCATTCACGCGCGCGATATTCTCCTCGCCGAGCTCGACGTTGACGTCTTCAAAATTTGA
- a CDS encoding N-acetylneuraminate synthase family protein, translating into MTKLIVELCQNHNGDREIFAQQIRAAAENGADIVKMQSMWSEDLRDRSRFEEGETHPDGSVKTIKRPFDAERERLAKLDLTLDDHRFFIEQCVKYGVVPMTTIFARHRVPGVGALPWPERIVKVASYDCASPALLRELAEYFDRFIISTGATYDEEIEATASLMRELGKEFTFLHCVTSYPNTLEMAHLARMDWLRQHVPQVGWSDHTHVGRDGITAAKVAIMLGADYVERHFTVLAADQSKDGPVSITPKLLAELDRFRRLSSGAQRTEVERDIPLWQTLLGSAERDMTPTELLNRDYYRGRFASPTRDGWVYNWEEIPLN; encoded by the coding sequence ATGACTAAACTCATCGTCGAACTCTGCCAAAATCACAACGGCGACCGCGAAATTTTCGCGCAGCAGATTCGCGCTGCGGCAGAAAACGGCGCCGACATCGTGAAGATGCAGTCGATGTGGTCCGAGGACCTCCGAGACCGTTCGCGCTTTGAGGAAGGCGAGACACATCCCGACGGCTCGGTGAAGACGATCAAGCGTCCCTTTGACGCTGAGCGCGAGCGGCTCGCCAAGCTCGACCTCACACTCGACGACCACCGTTTTTTTATCGAGCAGTGCGTGAAGTATGGCGTCGTGCCGATGACGACGATTTTTGCGCGGCACCGCGTTCCCGGCGTTGGTGCACTGCCGTGGCCCGAGCGGATTGTCAAAGTCGCCAGTTATGATTGCGCGAGTCCGGCGCTGCTCCGCGAGCTCGCAGAGTATTTTGATCGCTTCATTATTTCGACCGGAGCAACATACGACGAGGAGATTGAAGCAACCGCTTCCCTCATGCGCGAGCTCGGTAAGGAGTTCACGTTTCTCCACTGCGTGACGAGTTACCCGAACACGCTCGAGATGGCGCACCTCGCTCGTATGGACTGGCTGAGACAACATGTGCCGCAGGTCGGCTGGTCTGACCACACGCACGTCGGTCGCGATGGAATCACGGCTGCAAAAGTCGCGATCATGCTTGGCGCTGATTACGTCGAGCGGCATTTTACCGTACTCGCTGCCGATCAGTCGAAAGACGGGCCGGTTTCAATAACGCCGAAGCTCCTTGCCGAGCTCGATCGTTTCCGAAGACTCTCGAGCGGGGCGCAGCGCACGGAAGTGGAGCGTGACATTCCGCTTTGGCAGACGCTCCTCGGGAGCGCCGAGAGGGACATGACGCCGACCGAACTCCTGAATAGAGACTATTATCGCGGCAGGTTTGCGTCGCCCACGAGAGATGGCTGGGTATACAACTGGGAGGAGATACCACTCAATTAA
- a CDS encoding class I SAM-dependent methyltransferase, with translation MNGDPQNKRGWSQNRLWGYEYFRREIGRITPETVIVDIGAGKGQYGDLLRQGSYIGVDFVQFPGVDVVTDIVAGIPLSSEIADIVVLSNVLEHVPDPKAVLAHCYRILKPGGKIVILVPFFISIHQEPHDYLRYTHYMLRYLLSHAGFVDVVVEPSGNVIDVMQKVQTGFFRTAKASVRQRFRRNLAVKACGYASVALLRWCARGIFLVARTMTNPNLRTGKDWYAEGYGAVAHKKVESRK, from the coding sequence ATGAACGGCGATCCTCAAAACAAGCGCGGGTGGTCACAGAATAGGCTGTGGGGCTATGAGTACTTCCGGCGCGAGATCGGCAGAATCACTCCCGAGACGGTTATAGTTGACATCGGCGCGGGAAAAGGTCAGTATGGGGATCTTTTGCGGCAAGGCAGCTATATCGGTGTCGACTTCGTTCAGTTCCCAGGCGTCGATGTTGTTACCGATATTGTCGCCGGTATACCACTCTCCTCCGAGATCGCGGACATTGTGGTGCTCTCGAATGTACTTGAGCACGTCCCCGATCCTAAAGCGGTGCTTGCACACTGTTACCGCATTTTGAAACCGGGCGGAAAGATCGTGATACTCGTACCGTTTTTTATCTCAATTCACCAGGAGCCGCACGATTATCTGCGCTACACGCACTACATGCTGCGTTACCTTCTGTCTCACGCTGGGTTTGTAGACGTCGTTGTCGAGCCAAGCGGGAATGTCATCGACGTGATGCAGAAAGTACAGACCGGATTTTTTAGAACCGCCAAGGCAAGCGTGCGACAGCGCTTCCGCAGAAATCTGGCCGTAAAAGCGTGTGGTTATGCTTCTGTTGCCCTGCTCCGGTGGTGCGCGCGTGGCATTTTTCTCGTGGCGCGCACGATGACCAATCCGAATCTCCGTACAGGCAAGGACTGGTACGCGGAAGGATACGGGGCGGTGGCGCACAAGAAGGTAGAGAGTAGAAAGTAG